The Malus sylvestris chromosome 14, drMalSylv7.2, whole genome shotgun sequence genome segment CattcagcttgagggggtgtaaagaGATACTACAACTGTTCATGTAACTAATACTAGTTTAATGAGTTAACTAGGTTTAATTAGTTACTAAGCTATTTTCCAAGTTGTATATAAACCTGATTGTAATTCCTTATTCATTAAGAAATGAAATACTATTTACATGTGTTGTTAGCCTCGTACATTTTAATCATCTGGAAATGTGCAACTGTTTAGTGGCTATTGCATCTTTCTGATGCATAGGTGGTATTAGagttagttaattaattaacggGTATCGTAATTATGTGTCGTGCCGATCAAAGCAGAAACTCTAATTCTAGGTGGGGATCCCAAGTACATGACTTGCGAGGCCGCAGAGCAGATGCATGTAGATCTTCTTGTCGTAGGTAGTCGTGGCCTTGGCATGATCAAAAGGTTAGCACACATAATTGAGAACTTTAATAAAAAGTTCTtgatattgtttattttaacgaaaaattacatttttaaactaaaaagttaatattgAAACTATTCaccttaccctttattttgtccttatcgttaaaactcaaagttttcaaatcatttttattaattttcctcaCATAATTTCATTAACAATCACCTGAAAACGGTACAAATCAATTTGGAAAATAATTTCCGCAGCATCATCGTTGTCTCCCTCCCCACACCTTTGTTCTTGCCATTGGGTTGAATAGTAAAAGAAGAATCAAATAACCAAAGAGAATAGGTGTGCAGAATGAGAAAAAAGATGTTTGGAAATCATTTTCCATCAGTCTTGGATTATCATCAGAGCTATTTATGTGACTTGTATAGTTTCTTTTGGTGGGTGCAGGGCGTTCTTAGGAAGTGTGAGTGACTATTGTGCGCATTATTAACCATAAGAATGTCAGGTGGCATAATCTCTGCTATGACATGTGTAATGATTCTATAGTCTTGATTGTTTTAGTTAGTTACAAGTATCCTTGATGGCCAAGTATCCTAGTCACTATAGATAGTGAGCTAAGTCATTTTCCAATGTAATGAAACTGCTATTGCTGTAATAACAAagtcttctttctctcttcttgacTTTTCGCATTTCTTCTATCTTTTCATTTCTATGTGTTAAGACACATCATGCAACATGCCCAGTTGTGATCGTGAAACCACCAAAGGAGTCTGCAGGAAAATAACCCTTTTAACTATTGTTCAGCTGCTTTGATTTCTATGTAAGATTGCAGAGAATAAGAACAAGTGAGGAAAAATCAAATAAGAACAAGTGAGGAAATGGTGTATTTTGTACTCCCTTTTATCACGATAAAAAGAAATACAATGCGAGGTTTATGTATGTTGAAGACAATTAAAAACTATATTGAAGATAatttatagaaagaaaaaaaaaatatatatatatcgataACATAGGTGAATGATATTTTATTTTGAGATtttagaagaaagaaaatttgtATCTTGCTATCGAGTTTAAGGTGAATCTCTTAGAGCAACTCTTAAATTTGTTAATGAGCGAAACAATTGAGTGGCTCACTCAAATATTGGCGAACTCGCCCTGTCCAGTAGAGATCAAGTTTTAAAAGatgttaggcgctagtcgggcggcgagcTGAGGCCTAacgcctaggcggactaggcggatttaagtaaatctattatatttcatgtaaataagtgtctgtttgtacttaaaatattataatttcatcataaactacaaaatagaataacatatatattatgaaggattggaacataatgaaaacatagggaacaagcctataatgtgtgttcatttaagtattcaacaagtctcttacaattaaatgaaaaaaaataaaattcaaaatgaaagttatctattttctatctaagtaagttgcaacctaggcggaTGCCTAGGCATTCTAGGCGGGAGCCTTAGCAGGTTTAggcgccctttcttaattttcaaaggCATTAATTGATGCGGTGACCAGCCGCCTAGTACCTAGCCGGGGCCTAGACAGCGCTAGGCAAGGATTTTTAAAACAATGGCAGACACTCCCATTTTAGTAGCTATCGAGGTGCCAATCATTGGTGAAGGGGACTTCTACGTGGAGAGAGTCATGCTCAGATATTGGGTGGAATCTCTCGTACGATATGTCCGGTGGTATGAGGAAGCCTGTTGTGATTTTACTTTACTTTTGGAACAACTATTAGATAGGAAGCCTGTTGTGATTTCGCTTTACCTTTGGAACAACTATTAGATCCACATGTGATTTGTCTACGTCCTGGTTGGAAAGGCCTTTTAAGTAAGTCTCACAATGATAACGCGGTTATTTTCAACAAGGGGATTCTCCAATGGGAATGGAGGAACTCACAATTCacaaaaatcgaacctaagaaataaaaattcatttgtgaAAAAATATCACCCCGTAAGTGGAAATCATTCCTTTACCATTAAAGTGGATAATAAAATATGTTCAAACTTGTTAATTTTTCGTCATtgatttctttcaattcaatgattcaactatCTAACCAATTCAACTATTCAATGATCCGACTGCTGTTAACCTTTGACCATTGAATCTTCTTTTAACTTATAGCCACGAAATTCTCATTTCTCTCTGTTAGTTTGATTTGATCAGCTTTCAGGGGAACATTACAAGCAGAATGATTTATTATTGCAATCCAGTGAGTTAAGAACCTAATGCATCACCTAGAGGAGTGCTAAGGACAGTCGCCTAAAAATTGCTAAAGGGCTGTCGCCAGCCGATTGACTGTTGGACGTGGATCATTGTGGAGCGCAGAAGAACGCACACATCAACAGCTGACAGTAACAGTCCACGCACGGCTGAAGCATGCAGAAGGAAGAAACTACAGCATTGTAAACCATTTCAATGCTTTCATTTTAACAGATGTTATGTCAGTGCTGTAGTCATATACCATATTCACAATCTTTTCTCCCCGAATCAAATATTCACGGTACGGGTCTAAAACAATATACAGTAGGCAGACATGGAAATTTACATAAACGTGATCCTTTGTCTTTGGGAAGTCAATGAGTTAGCTTGCTTGCTTGCTTGCATTTAGCCCTGCAATAAACCCCAATCCCCATAATTAAAGCACGAAATCTCAACTCTCAACACCCGTGGGAAACGAACAAGTTCGAAAGACAGACCTGTTGGCTCAGAATTTCCGCTGCCACGTTAAGATCCCCATCTGCAGCTGCTAGGGCAACTTCTACCTGTGTCTGTAGCCCATTACCAAGACGTTTTTAGAAGATGTTCATAACAGAAAGCATGAACTATAATGCTAACCATCAACTAAACTCGTTAATGATGCGCGGTAACGTATGTCATAGCAAACTTCCGCGTCCTCTAACTTTACCAATATGAATCAAGGTAGCTAATAAAATGCATACTATGGGATAGTTAACTCATTTGATTAAGGAGAAATACAGCACGGTTTAACATTTTACCCTCTCAAAACCCATTGATACAAGCTTTTTGATTTCTTCTTCAGAAGCAACATAATCCTGCATCTGAAAGACAAGTTAAAGACTTATCCAGAAGGACCGGAAGAACCGTCAGGGAAAACCCAAATGATTATTTAAAGAGACAAACCTGGTGGTGTACAGGAATTTCTGCTGCTGCACTATTTAGTGTTGCCCGCCTGAAAATAAGAGGAACCGAGGTAGTACCATTTCCAGCCAAATGCATACTGCTTAGGATTTGCTTTAGATTTACGTCGTTTACTAGAACTTTGAGAACATTCTTACTAGTGAAGCAAACtatttataaaaaagaaaacaaggcAGTAGATGTAAACATCTAGGGAATGCATAATGCAATGCTAGTGAAAGATGCCCAAAACTCGTTAAGCTATAAGTATGcattaagtttttttagtaCCTTCCATCAGATAACTGCTGTCCTGTACCAATAACTGCCACATCTGATGGACGTTCTGAGTTGCTATTGTCCAAGAGTCTAGCCTGTAAATTTGATTCTGAATCCACATCAGAAACAGTACTTCGACCAGATGCAAGTGTTCTTCCCCTTCCAGGAAACCTGTGACCGTCTTGTGCTGACTGCATTATTGCAATAGGAAGTCATCAAATTTAGTCACTGAATTTATACCAAACAAAGTGCATACTTCAAAGTTTGAATTAAGGGCACAACACTCTTAACATACAAGTGACATTTTGATGTTAGAACATGGATCCTAAAGGGGGTCGGTAAGTAAAGGGTTTCCAACATTTACATCCTCAAAAGGTGAAAGACACAATACCTGTACAGATGTTTCCCTACGTGGGATCCACGGAGACAAGTTTCTCCAGATACTTCCAGCAGAGAATCCACTGGtaaataaaatatatcattttaCAACTCTTATAACACTGATAACTGTAGTCTTTCAAGAAATCGAATTACCAAAATTCATCAGTCAAGGAAAAGTAAAGGGAACAGAAATATACTTACCTACATGGTGTACCTTGGGTTGAATATGTAGGGATGAAGGCTGAAGGATTCCCACCAGTGCACA includes the following:
- the LOC126600881 gene encoding rhomboid-like protein 15 isoform X5 is translated as MPNVSLLGHLCGILSGFAYTYSLLNFLIPGTSFYSKIEASSLFSSCVRRPKFIVCTGGNPSAFIPTYSTQGTPCSGFSAGSIWRNLSPWIPRRETSVQSAQDGHRFPGRGRTLASGRSTVSDVDSESNLQARLLDNSNSERPSDVAVIGTGQQLSDGRRATLNSAAAEIPVHHQMQDYVASEEEIKKLVSMGFERTQVEVALAAADGDLNVAAEILSQQVWLNASKQAS
- the LOC126600881 gene encoding rhomboid-like protein 15 isoform X2 gives rise to the protein MLMCLLTICVFGLFNVPAKWYAWILLVVFQVVMPNVSLLGHLCGILSGFAYTYSLLNFLIPGTSFYSKIEASSLFSSCVRRPKFIVCTGGNPSAFIPTYSTQGTPCSGFSAGSIWRNLSPWIPRRETSVQSAQDGHRFPGRGRTLASGRSTVSDVDSESNLQARLLDNSNSERPSDVAVIGTGQQLSDGRRATLNSAAAEIPVHHQDYVASEEEIKKLVSMGFERTQVEVALAAADGDLNVAAEILSQQVWLNASKQAS
- the LOC126600881 gene encoding rhomboid-like protein 15 isoform X1; this encodes MLMCLLTICVFGLFNVPAKWYAWILLVVFQVVMPNVSLLGHLCGILSGFAYTYSLLNFLIPGTSFYSKIEASSLFSSCVRRPKFIVCTGGNPSAFIPTYSTQGTPCSGFSAGSIWRNLSPWIPRRETSVQSAQDGHRFPGRGRTLASGRSTVSDVDSESNLQARLLDNSNSERPSDVAVIGTGQQLSDGRRATLNSAAAEIPVHHQMQDYVASEEEIKKLVSMGFERTQVEVALAAADGDLNVAAEILSQQVWLNASKQAS
- the LOC126600881 gene encoding rhomboid-like protein 15 isoform X3, giving the protein MLMCLLTICVFGLFNVPAKWYAWILLVVFQVVMPNVSLLGHLCGILSGFAYTYSLLNFLIPGTSFYSKIEASSLFSSCVRRPKFIVCTGGNPSAFIPTYSTQGTPCSGFSAGSIWRNLSPWIPRRETSVQSAQDGHRFPGRGRTLASGRSTVSDVDSESNLQARLLDNSNSERPSDVAVIGTGQQLSDGRRATLNSAAAEIPVHHQMQDYVASEEEIKKLVSMGFERTQVEVALAAADGDLNVAAEILSQQG
- the LOC126600881 gene encoding rhomboid-like protein 15 isoform X4; amino-acid sequence: MLMCLLTICVFGLFNVPAKWYAWILLVVFQVVMPNVSLLGHLCGILSGFAYTYSLLNFLIPGTSFYSKIEASSLFSSCVRRPKFIVCTGGNPSAFIPTYSTQGTPCSGFSAGSIWRNLSPWIPRRETSVQSAQDGHRFPGRGRTLASGRSTVSDVDSESNLQARLLDNSNSERPSDVAVIGTGQQLSDGRRATLNSAAAEIPVHHQDYVASEEEIKKLVSMGFERTQVEVALAAADGDLNVAAEILSQQG